Proteins encoded by one window of Cyanobium sp. NS01:
- a CDS encoding GSCFA domain-containing protein has product MTSPYSALPSRAFWRKAVVEASPFDQSDLYQPKWKISPDTKIATAGSCFAQHITSHLRAHHFNVLDLERPPFSLPEEHHQRFGFSLYSCRYGNIYTAQQLLQLAQEARGRFQPQEPAWERDGRWFDAQRPGVEPEGLDSADAVREHRRHHLTRVRLMFKRMDLFIFTLGLTEAWVRPGGLQDTVYPTAPGTIAGQFEPQRYAFRNYGCASVIQALQSFRRVVLSLRRGRSFQMLLTVSPVPLTATASGDHVLAATTYSKAVLRAAAGDLAAGSEAIDYFPSYEIITNQAARGVFYEANLRSVRSQGVSVAMDTFLEAHRSEALSRNGLGADTSPGATMPTRVRGKSASRVRRQGQRAERQTNQRQRSGDLQCEEALLEAFGP; this is encoded by the coding sequence GTGACGAGTCCCTACAGCGCCCTGCCGAGCAGGGCTTTCTGGCGCAAGGCGGTGGTGGAGGCCTCCCCCTTCGATCAGAGCGATCTCTATCAACCCAAGTGGAAGATCAGCCCAGACACCAAGATTGCGACCGCCGGCAGCTGCTTTGCTCAGCACATCACCAGCCATCTGAGGGCGCATCACTTCAACGTCCTTGACCTGGAAAGACCGCCCTTTTCCTTGCCGGAAGAACACCATCAGCGTTTCGGATTCTCGCTTTATTCCTGCCGCTACGGCAACATTTACACCGCCCAGCAGCTGCTCCAGCTGGCCCAGGAAGCACGGGGCCGCTTTCAGCCCCAGGAACCCGCCTGGGAGCGGGACGGCCGCTGGTTTGATGCCCAGCGGCCGGGCGTCGAACCTGAAGGCCTGGACAGTGCAGATGCCGTGAGGGAGCATCGCCGCCATCACCTCACCCGGGTGAGACTGATGTTCAAGCGCATGGATCTATTCATCTTCACCCTCGGCCTCACGGAAGCCTGGGTGCGCCCCGGCGGGCTGCAGGACACGGTGTACCCCACCGCTCCCGGCACGATCGCCGGCCAGTTCGAGCCACAACGGTATGCCTTCAGAAATTACGGCTGCGCCAGTGTGATTCAGGCGCTGCAGAGCTTCCGTCGGGTGGTGCTGAGCCTGCGGCGCGGCCGTTCCTTTCAGATGCTGCTCACCGTGTCGCCGGTGCCGCTCACGGCCACAGCCAGTGGTGACCACGTGCTCGCTGCCACCACCTACTCCAAGGCCGTGCTGCGGGCGGCGGCAGGTGATCTGGCGGCCGGCTCTGAGGCCATCGACTATTTCCCTTCCTACGAGATCATCACCAACCAGGCGGCCCGCGGTGTCTTCTACGAGGCCAATCTGCGCTCGGTGCGCAGCCAGGGCGTGAGCGTGGCGATGGACACCTTCCTGGAAGCCCACAGGTCCGAGGCCCTCAGCCGCAATGGCCTGGGAGCTGACACCAGCCCAGGGGCGACGATGCCTACCAGAGTGCGGGGCAAAAGCGCCTCCCGGGTGCGGCGCCAGGGCCAACGGGCCGAACGACAGACCAACCAGCGACAGCGGAGCGGCGATCTGCAGTGCGAAGAGGCCCTGCTGGAGGCCTTCGGCCCATGA
- the msrB gene encoding peptide-methionine (R)-S-oxide reductase MsrB yields the protein MSRRNLLTGVASGLAGLLATGCRADASAEANDPSWQLSEAEWRKRLSPEAFKVLRQEGTERPFSSPLNDEKRQGTYSCAGCDLPLFSSSTKYDSGTGWPSFWDPLPNAIGTKKDFKLIVPRTEYHCRRCGGHQGHVFADGPRPTGKRYCNNGVALRFVPS from the coding sequence ATGTCCCGTCGCAACCTGCTCACCGGCGTCGCCTCGGGCCTGGCCGGTCTGCTTGCCACAGGATGCCGGGCCGATGCCTCTGCAGAGGCCAACGACCCGAGTTGGCAGCTGAGCGAAGCGGAGTGGCGCAAGCGACTGAGCCCCGAGGCCTTCAAGGTGCTGCGCCAGGAGGGCACCGAGCGCCCCTTCTCCAGCCCGCTCAATGACGAAAAGCGTCAGGGCACCTACAGCTGCGCCGGCTGCGACCTGCCCCTGTTCAGCTCCAGCACCAAGTACGACAGCGGCACCGGCTGGCCGAGCTTCTGGGACCCCCTGCCCAACGCCATCGGCACCAAGAAGGATTTCAAGCTGATCGTGCCCCGCACCGAATACCACTGCCGTCGCTGCGGCGGCCACCAGGGCCATGTCTTCGCTGACGGCCCCAGGCCCACGGGCAAGCGCTACTGCAACAACGGTGTCGCCCTGCGCTTCGTGCCCAGCTGA
- the secG gene encoding preprotein translocase subunit SecG, which yields MVASVMAWVWAATGILLILTILLHSPKGDGMGGLASSGGSMFTSARSAEQTLNRVTWTLLVLFLALAVVLSAGWLA from the coding sequence ATGGTTGCTTCCGTGATGGCCTGGGTCTGGGCCGCCACCGGCATTCTCCTGATCCTGACCATTCTCCTGCACAGCCCCAAAGGCGACGGCATGGGTGGCCTGGCGTCCAGCGGCGGCTCGATGTTCACCAGCGCCCGCAGCGCTGAACAGACCCTCAACCGCGTCACCTGGACCCTGCTGGTGCTGTTCCTGGCCCTGGCCGTGGTGCTGAGTGCCGGCTGGCTGGCCTGA
- the gpmI gene encoding 2,3-bisphosphoglycerate-independent phosphoglycerate mutase — protein sequence MVLAILDGWGHRREQTNNAIRLADTPVMDALWHAYPHTLIEASGAAVGLPDDQMGNSEVGHLTIGSGRVIRQELVRITQAVRDGSLARNGALNTLADSLLQSGGTLHLLGLCSDGGVHSHISHLGGLLQWAAGRGLSDVCVHLITDGRDTAPTSALTYAAMVEAQIAAAGVGRIATACGRYWAMDRDSRWERTERAYRLYTEPGEPTGQSAAEVIAASHGADVGDEFLEPVRLSEGHLKSGDGLICFNFRPDRVRQLVRALVLSDFEGFPRTDPPRLQVVTFTQYERGLPVEVAFPPESLDGLLGQAVSEAGLRQFRTAETEKYPHVTYFMNGGIEQAFPGEDRHLVPSPRVATYDQSPAMSAEQLTESCVAAIRKGLYALVVINYANPDMVGHTGQIQATTEAIGTVDRCVGRLMEATNRMGGTLLITADHGNAEVMVGSDGRPWTAHTTNPVPVILVEGERRKLPGHGNAVTLREHGGLADIAPTLLEILGLPKPSLMTGTSLVEPSTVTVAENRVPQTLSV from the coding sequence GTGGTGTTGGCCATCCTCGACGGCTGGGGCCACCGCCGCGAACAGACCAACAACGCCATCCGCCTCGCCGACACCCCGGTGATGGATGCCCTCTGGCACGCCTATCCCCACACCCTGATCGAGGCCAGCGGCGCCGCCGTGGGCCTGCCGGATGATCAGATGGGCAATTCCGAGGTGGGCCACCTCACGATTGGCTCAGGTCGGGTCATCCGCCAGGAACTGGTGCGTATCACCCAGGCCGTCCGCGATGGCTCCCTGGCCCGCAACGGCGCCCTCAACACCCTGGCCGATTCCCTGCTCCAGAGCGGCGGCACCCTGCACCTGCTGGGCCTCTGCTCCGATGGCGGGGTGCACAGCCACATCAGCCACCTCGGGGGCCTGCTGCAGTGGGCCGCCGGGCGGGGTCTGAGCGATGTGTGTGTGCATCTGATCACCGATGGCCGCGACACAGCCCCCACCAGCGCCCTCACCTACGCGGCGATGGTCGAGGCCCAGATCGCGGCGGCAGGGGTCGGCCGCATCGCCACCGCCTGCGGGCGGTACTGGGCCATGGACCGCGACAGTCGCTGGGAGCGCACCGAGCGGGCCTATCGCCTCTACACCGAGCCCGGAGAGCCCACGGGTCAGTCAGCGGCGGAGGTCATCGCCGCCTCCCATGGGGCCGACGTGGGCGATGAATTCCTGGAGCCGGTGCGGCTGAGCGAGGGCCATCTGAAGTCCGGCGACGGCCTGATCTGCTTCAACTTCCGTCCCGACCGGGTGCGGCAACTGGTCCGCGCTCTGGTGCTCAGCGACTTCGAGGGCTTCCCCCGCACCGATCCCCCCAGGCTGCAGGTGGTCACGTTCACCCAGTACGAGCGGGGCCTGCCGGTTGAGGTGGCCTTCCCACCGGAATCCCTCGATGGCCTCCTGGGGCAGGCGGTGTCGGAGGCGGGCCTGCGCCAGTTCCGAACCGCAGAAACGGAGAAATACCCCCATGTCACCTACTTCATGAATGGCGGGATTGAGCAGGCCTTCCCGGGGGAAGACCGGCACCTGGTGCCTTCGCCCAGGGTCGCCACTTACGACCAGTCCCCGGCCATGTCGGCCGAACAGCTCACCGAGAGCTGCGTGGCGGCGATCCGCAAGGGCCTCTATGCCCTGGTGGTGATCAACTACGCCAACCCCGACATGGTGGGACACACCGGCCAGATCCAGGCCACCACCGAGGCGATCGGCACCGTGGACCGCTGCGTGGGCCGCCTGATGGAAGCCACCAATCGCATGGGCGGCACGCTGCTGATCACCGCCGACCACGGCAATGCCGAGGTGATGGTGGGCAGCGATGGCCGCCCCTGGACAGCTCACACCACCAACCCGGTGCCGGTGATCCTGGTGGAGGGGGAGCGGCGCAAGCTGCCTGGCCACGGCAACGCCGTGACCCTGCGCGAGCACGGCGGACTGGCCGACATTGCCCCCACCCTGCTGGAGATCCTGGGGCTTCCCAAGCCAAGCCTGATGACCGGCACCTCCCTGGTGGAGCCGAGCACCGTCACCGTGGCGGAGAACCGGGTGCCGCAGACCCTGAGCGTCTAG
- the pyrR gene encoding bifunctional pyr operon transcriptional regulator/uracil phosphoribosyltransferase PyrR: MARLALLSSGELARTLDRLATQVLEAEPDAEALLLLGIPTRGVALAEVLASRLEQLSGQCVDRGALDPTFHRDDLDRVGTRLVQPTALPVALEGRHVLLVDDVIFTGRTVRAALEALQAWGRPKRVGLLVMVDRGHREVPIQPDFCGRVVPTSRQESIQLCLRGIDPEEGVFLIRPST, from the coding sequence ATGGCCAGGCTGGCACTTCTCTCCAGCGGTGAGCTGGCCCGCACCCTCGATCGGCTGGCCACCCAGGTGCTGGAGGCCGAGCCGGACGCTGAGGCGCTGCTGTTGCTGGGAATCCCCACCAGGGGCGTGGCCCTGGCCGAGGTGCTGGCCTCAAGGCTGGAGCAGCTCAGCGGCCAGTGCGTGGACCGGGGCGCCCTCGATCCCACCTTTCACCGGGACGACCTCGATCGGGTGGGCACCCGTCTGGTGCAGCCCACGGCCCTGCCGGTGGCCCTGGAGGGACGCCATGTGCTGCTGGTGGATGACGTGATCTTCACGGGCCGCACGGTGCGGGCTGCCCTGGAGGCGCTGCAGGCCTGGGGGCGCCCCAAACGGGTGGGCCTGCTGGTGATGGTGGACCGGGGGCACAGGGAAGTGCCGATCCAGCCCGACTTCTGCGGCCGCGTGGTGCCGACCAGCCGCCAGGAGTCGATTCAGCTCTGTCTGCGCGGCATCGACCCGGAAGAGGGTGTCTTTCTGATCCGCCCCTCAACCTGA
- a CDS encoding ferredoxin-thioredoxin reductase variable chain, with product MQPGDQVRVCQSVVVYHHPEHRGEAFDLKGQQGEVKTVLNEWKGRVISPTLPVIVVFGKFRAHFRPDELEAA from the coding sequence ATGCAGCCAGGGGATCAGGTCAGGGTCTGCCAGAGCGTGGTGGTGTATCACCATCCCGAACACCGCGGCGAGGCCTTTGATCTGAAGGGTCAGCAGGGTGAAGTGAAGACGGTGCTGAACGAATGGAAAGGACGGGTGATCAGCCCCACCCTGCCCGTGATCGTCGTGTTCGGAAAATTCAGGGCCCACTTCCGCCCCGATGAGCTCGAAGCCGCCTGA
- a CDS encoding Hsp70 family protein — translation MAGTLAIDLGSSTTVVAYQAPGGVPVLLALSPFSLEEPPVIPSLLWLASADSPRPLVGRQVLEAGLAQSTGVELQRDFKRRIGAGPAPTAAASNDASALPLAPETSASLLLRLLWEALPPDLEPGRLVLTAPIEGYRGYRNWLLQACSALDVAEVALVDEPTAAAIGAGLAAGSTVLVVDVGGGTIDLSLVRLEGGEGRAMPIAQLLRFAGRDLGSSRQALRCATVIGKAGVALGGRDIDRWIAHHLCGELGSDGQAEPALLDGAERLKCRLSQVPEARVLVSSPGRAPLEWRLNRSELDALLEQQGLLEELDALLEQVLAAGRRAGMGLGDIGAVLPVGGGSQLGAVREWLARRCPGVTIRDQRPVEAVALGALALTPGVRVNDVLSHGVSLRCWDRRSACHHWHALFVAGQSWPTEHPLELVLACSQDGQRELELIFGEPVDEQRREVLFEDGLPVLRRRQAGEAGVRRWSQPLVALPLDPPGSQGVDRLRLSFGIDAQGQLVLRVTDLLTEEQGPERSLGPVR, via the coding sequence ATGGCTGGCACGCTCGCCATTGATCTCGGCAGCAGCACCACCGTGGTGGCCTATCAGGCACCAGGGGGGGTTCCGGTGTTGCTGGCCCTCTCCCCCTTCAGCCTGGAGGAGCCGCCGGTCATCCCCTCGCTGCTGTGGCTGGCCAGCGCCGACAGTCCCAGACCCCTGGTGGGCCGCCAGGTGCTGGAGGCAGGTCTGGCCCAGTCCACCGGAGTGGAGCTGCAGCGGGATTTCAAACGCCGGATCGGCGCTGGCCCGGCGCCGACCGCTGCCGCTAGCAACGACGCCAGCGCCCTGCCGCTGGCCCCGGAGACCAGCGCCAGCCTTCTGCTGCGGCTGCTCTGGGAGGCCCTGCCGCCCGACCTGGAACCCGGCCGGCTTGTGCTCACCGCCCCGATCGAGGGCTACCGGGGTTATCGGAACTGGCTGCTGCAGGCCTGCAGCGCGCTGGATGTGGCCGAAGTGGCCCTGGTGGATGAGCCCACCGCAGCGGCGATCGGCGCCGGGCTGGCGGCCGGCAGCACCGTGCTGGTGGTGGACGTGGGAGGCGGCACGATCGACCTCTCCCTGGTGCGGCTGGAGGGGGGCGAGGGCCGGGCGATGCCGATTGCCCAGCTGCTCCGCTTCGCGGGCCGCGACCTCGGCAGCAGCCGCCAGGCCCTGCGCTGCGCCACGGTGATCGGCAAGGCCGGCGTGGCCCTGGGCGGCCGCGACATCGATCGCTGGATCGCCCACCATCTCTGCGGCGAGCTGGGCAGCGACGGCCAGGCCGAGCCGGCCCTGCTGGATGGGGCCGAACGGCTCAAGTGCCGTCTCAGCCAGGTGCCCGAGGCGCGGGTGCTGGTGAGTTCACCCGGCAGGGCGCCGCTGGAGTGGCGGCTCAACCGCAGTGAACTCGACGCGCTGCTGGAGCAGCAGGGCCTGCTGGAGGAACTCGACGCCTTGCTGGAGCAGGTCCTGGCCGCCGGACGCCGCGCCGGGATGGGCCTGGGCGACATCGGGGCGGTGCTGCCGGTGGGGGGAGGCAGCCAGTTGGGAGCCGTGAGGGAGTGGCTGGCCAGACGCTGCCCAGGGGTGACCATCCGCGACCAGCGGCCGGTGGAGGCCGTCGCCCTCGGCGCCCTCGCCCTCACCCCGGGCGTCCGCGTCAATGACGTGCTCAGCCATGGCGTGAGCCTGCGCTGCTGGGATCGGCGCAGCGCCTGCCACCACTGGCATGCCCTGTTCGTGGCAGGCCAGAGCTGGCCCACGGAACATCCCCTGGAGCTGGTGCTGGCCTGCAGTCAGGACGGGCAGCGGGAACTGGAGCTGATCTTCGGGGAGCCCGTTGATGAGCAACGGCGCGAAGTGCTGTTCGAAGACGGCTTGCCCGTGCTGCGCCGACGCCAGGCCGGTGAGGCCGGCGTGCGGCGCTGGAGCCAGCCGCTGGTGGCCCTGCCCCTCGATCCGCCCGGCAGCCAGGGGGTGGATCGGCTGCGCCTGAGCTTCGGGATCGATGCCCAGGGGCAGCTGGTGCTGCGCGTCACGGACCTGCTCACCGAGGAGCAGGGCCCAGAGCGGTCCCTGGGGCCGGTCCGCTGA
- a CDS encoding DNA-directed RNA polymerase subunit omega — MQRGLDVNAKELAQRAESLIRHSSNRYLTTVRIAFRAKQRRFDDFDGLLDESMIKPVQRAIVELSDEQDQPALLPG, encoded by the coding sequence ATGCAACGTGGTCTGGACGTGAATGCCAAGGAACTGGCCCAGCGGGCGGAGAGCCTGATCCGCCACTCCAGCAACCGCTACCTCACCACGGTTCGCATCGCCTTCCGCGCCAAGCAGCGTCGTTTTGACGACTTCGACGGTCTGCTGGACGAGTCGATGATCAAACCCGTGCAGCGGGCGATTGTCGAACTGAGCGACGAGCAGGATCAGCCGGCCCTGTTGCCTGGCTGA
- a CDS encoding DUF1818 family protein, which translates to MEVLEGQGWRLVVDPCRAPWPVLIGAEGWAAELSAGEARLLASGVQELAAQLEALADQLMAEESITLELERPCGAGSLWLEIEGHRRAWALRLVLAPGPERRGIEGRWCPQGSAAIAAALEQALQGLELQAPELSASQQGPVSSCRAL; encoded by the coding sequence GTGGAGGTTCTCGAGGGTCAGGGATGGCGGTTGGTGGTGGACCCCTGCCGCGCCCCCTGGCCCGTGCTGATCGGCGCTGAGGGGTGGGCCGCCGAACTCAGTGCTGGCGAGGCCCGCCTGCTGGCGAGCGGTGTGCAGGAGCTCGCTGCCCAGCTGGAGGCCCTGGCCGATCAGCTGATGGCGGAAGAGTCCATCACCCTGGAATTGGAGCGACCCTGTGGCGCCGGCTCCCTCTGGCTGGAGATCGAGGGCCACCGCAGGGCCTGGGCCCTGCGGCTCGTGCTGGCCCCGGGCCCGGAGCGGCGCGGCATCGAGGGGCGCTGGTGCCCTCAGGGCAGCGCCGCCATCGCGGCAGCCCTGGAGCAGGCCCTGCAGGGCTTGGAGCTTCAAGCCCCGGAGCTTTCAGCTTCCCAGCAGGGGCCCGTGAGCTCATGCAGGGCGCTGTAG
- a CDS encoding NAD(P)-dependent oxidoreductase produces MPTAAPIALLGTGLLGGAIAERLLRQGYSVQAWNRSPARLRALETCGALACASPAAATQGCSWVITVLSDASAFRQVLLEQPELELAGLRVVQMGTIGPWESQELAESIAGRGGRYLEAPVLGSRPEALAGRLQVMAAGPAELFAEALPLLRELGPQPIHLGPVGRAMHTKLALNQLIASLTHAFSLSLQLVQAAGVERESFLAVLRGSALHAPTFDKKLPRMVAGDYANPNFPTAHLRKDLNLFLQAAQRQGLHTEGLAGLAALLERAAGSPLDGLDYSALHELTGPCWEAESSGA; encoded by the coding sequence ATGCCTACTGCCGCCCCGATCGCCCTGCTCGGCACCGGACTGCTGGGAGGCGCCATCGCCGAACGGCTGCTGCGGCAGGGCTACAGCGTTCAGGCCTGGAACCGCAGCCCTGCCCGGCTGCGGGCCCTGGAGACCTGCGGTGCCCTGGCCTGCGCGAGCCCCGCCGCCGCGACGCAGGGCTGCAGCTGGGTGATCACCGTGCTGTCAGATGCCAGCGCCTTCCGCCAGGTACTGCTGGAGCAACCAGAGCTGGAGCTGGCAGGCCTGCGGGTGGTGCAGATGGGCACCATCGGGCCATGGGAAAGCCAGGAGCTGGCGGAGTCGATCGCGGGCCGTGGCGGCCGCTACCTGGAGGCACCGGTGCTGGGCAGCAGGCCGGAAGCCCTGGCCGGCCGCCTGCAGGTGATGGCGGCGGGGCCGGCCGAGCTGTTTGCCGAGGCCCTGCCCCTGCTGCGGGAGCTGGGGCCCCAGCCCATCCATCTGGGTCCGGTGGGCCGGGCCATGCACACCAAACTGGCCCTCAACCAGCTGATCGCCAGCCTTACCCATGCCTTCAGCCTCTCGCTGCAGCTGGTTCAGGCGGCCGGGGTGGAGAGGGAAAGCTTTCTGGCCGTGCTGCGGGGCAGTGCCCTGCATGCCCCCACCTTCGACAAGAAGCTCCCCCGGATGGTGGCTGGCGACTACGCCAATCCCAACTTCCCCACCGCCCACCTGCGCAAGGACCTGAACCTGTTCCTGCAGGCAGCCCAGCGCCAGGGCCTGCACACCGAAGGGCTGGCGGGCCTGGCGGCGCTGCTGGAACGGGCAGCCGGCAGCCCCCTTGATGGGCTCGACTACAGCGCCCTGCATGAGCTCACGGGCCCCTGCTGGGAAGCTGAAAGCTCCGGGGCTTGA
- a CDS encoding DUF2811 domain-containing protein codes for MTNADGRDGSVDASAPEPSPTVSLQACVPEGLLRSMRLFIERHPHWDQYRLVQAALAGFLVQNGEPSRELTRTYLATLFPTQAEFRGR; via the coding sequence ATGACCAACGCCGATGGCAGGGATGGTTCGGTCGACGCCTCTGCCCCTGAGCCCTCCCCCACCGTGAGCCTGCAGGCCTGCGTCCCCGAAGGGTTGCTGCGCAGCATGCGGCTGTTCATCGAACGTCACCCCCACTGGGATCAATACCGCCTGGTGCAGGCGGCCCTGGCGGGATTCCTGGTGCAGAACGGAGAGCCGAGCCGCGAGCTCACCCGCACCTACCTGGCCACCCTGTTCCCGACTCAGGCGGAGTTCAGGGGCCGTTGA
- a CDS encoding EVE domain-containing protein → MAYWLMKSEPGVYGIDHLRREGTTLWDGIRNYQARNFMRSMVPGDLAFFYHSNTKPPGIVGLMEVIETHLVDPSQFDPASKYFDAAASPETPRWDCVRLRYRTTYPRMLSLDALRQAFTPEALGVVKRGNRLSILPVPEATARRLETLLAAGPGET, encoded by the coding sequence ATGGCCTACTGGTTAATGAAGAGCGAGCCCGGGGTCTACGGCATCGACCACCTGCGGCGGGAAGGCACCACGCTCTGGGATGGGATCCGCAACTACCAGGCGCGCAATTTCATGCGCAGCATGGTGCCGGGAGATCTGGCCTTTTTCTATCACTCCAACACCAAGCCACCGGGCATCGTCGGCCTGATGGAGGTGATTGAAACCCACCTGGTGGATCCCAGCCAGTTCGATCCGGCCTCGAAGTATTTCGATGCCGCCGCCTCCCCGGAAACCCCCCGCTGGGACTGCGTCCGCCTGCGCTATCGCACCACCTACCCCCGGATGCTGAGCCTCGATGCCCTGCGGCAGGCTTTTACCCCTGAGGCGCTGGGCGTGGTGAAACGGGGCAACCGGCTGTCGATCCTGCCCGTGCCGGAGGCCACCGCCCGGCGACTCGAGACGCTCCTCGCCGCCGGCCCCGGGGAAACCTGA
- the murD gene encoding UDP-N-acetylmuramoyl-L-alanine--D-glutamate ligase yields MSTTPLRREGLTAVVGIGRSGSGAARLLHREGHRVCVIDSATDAEQRRRAEQLRQLGIEARLGIPLEVKALDSLGPQLERLILSPGIRWDHPAMEDLRRRGVRVDGELVPAWEASRPVPWIGITGTNGKTTVTHLVHHLLNSNGIDAPMAGNVGLSAAELVLERLSAPEGLPQWMVVELSSYQIEAAQVVAPRVGLWTTLTPDHLERHGSLEAYRAIKRSLLEHSAVRLLNADDPDLRRHADSWPGAHWVSAGPRQALPPSIQPLLWIERGRIWQERGGHAHDLMDATCLQMPGQHNLQNMLLAAAVGLEAGLEGPSMERAFRLFQGVPHRLERIEVLEGITYYNDSKATNYDAAVVAVRALEGPLVVLAGGQAKLGEARQWLDALRQKALAVVLFGAARERFGTLLQQAGFAGVVHHCEGLEDAVPLARQAAESLACRAVLLSPACASFDQYSDFEARGNHFRELVLNLKT; encoded by the coding sequence ATGTCCACCACGCCCCTGCGCCGTGAGGGTCTGACCGCCGTGGTGGGGATCGGACGCTCCGGCTCTGGCGCCGCTCGATTGCTCCACCGGGAGGGCCATCGGGTGTGCGTGATCGATTCGGCCACTGACGCCGAGCAGCGCCGGCGTGCTGAACAGCTGCGGCAGCTGGGGATCGAGGCACGCCTGGGCATCCCCCTGGAGGTCAAGGCGCTCGACAGCCTGGGACCCCAGCTGGAGCGGCTGATCCTGAGCCCCGGCATTCGCTGGGACCATCCGGCCATGGAGGATCTGCGGCGCCGCGGCGTGCGCGTGGATGGGGAACTGGTGCCGGCCTGGGAGGCCAGCCGACCGGTGCCCTGGATCGGCATCACGGGCACCAATGGCAAGACCACGGTGACCCATCTGGTGCACCACCTGCTCAACAGCAACGGCATCGATGCGCCGATGGCCGGCAACGTGGGCCTCTCCGCCGCGGAGCTGGTGCTGGAGCGGCTGAGCGCCCCCGAGGGGCTGCCGCAATGGATGGTGGTGGAACTGAGCAGCTATCAGATCGAGGCGGCTCAGGTGGTGGCGCCCCGGGTGGGCCTCTGGACCACGCTCACCCCTGACCACCTGGAACGGCACGGCAGCCTGGAGGCCTACCGGGCGATCAAGCGGAGCCTGCTGGAGCACAGCGCCGTGCGCCTGCTGAATGCCGACGACCCCGATCTGCGCCGCCATGCCGACAGCTGGCCGGGAGCCCATTGGGTCAGCGCCGGGCCGCGACAGGCCCTGCCGCCCTCGATCCAGCCCCTGCTCTGGATCGAGCGGGGCCGCATCTGGCAGGAGCGAGGCGGCCACGCCCACGATCTGATGGACGCCACCTGTCTGCAGATGCCAGGGCAGCACAACCTTCAGAACATGCTGCTTGCCGCCGCCGTCGGCCTGGAAGCCGGCCTCGAGGGCCCCAGCATGGAGCGGGCCTTCCGCCTGTTCCAGGGGGTGCCGCACCGCCTGGAGCGCATCGAGGTGTTGGAGGGCATCACCTATTACAACGACAGCAAAGCCACCAACTACGACGCCGCCGTGGTGGCCGTGCGAGCCCTCGAGGGTCCCCTGGTGGTGCTGGCCGGGGGGCAGGCCAAGCTCGGTGAGGCCCGCCAGTGGCTGGATGCCCTCCGGCAGAAGGCCCTGGCGGTGGTGCTGTTCGGCGCGGCCCGTGAGCGGTTCGGGACCCTGCTGCAGCAGGCAGGATTCGCAGGCGTGGTGCATCACTGTGAGGGACTGGAGGACGCCGTGCCCCTGGCTCGGCAGGCCGCCGAGAGCCTGGCGTGCCGGGCCGTGCTGCTCTCACCAGCCTGCGCCAGCTTCGATCAGTACAGCGATTTTGAGGCGCGCGGCAACCACTTCCGCGAGCTGGTGCTCAACCTCAAGACCTGA
- a CDS encoding photosystem II S4 domain protein, which translates to MLPRRDLLSGSRHPGELEALIASAERVLHTWQPLWSGFLEGSVLEEAQQRLGDLAELQLHAEGGYSGAERRRLLLSRRDGAQECDPVEAALGGLSLNGNFLFDPAEPADFRASLTTAGLPPQALGDLWLRGDRGAQAVIATSWALPEAVDLRVRSVPVSLEPLPLEQLQPPGRRLPRRIDTVEASRRLDAVASAGFGVSRSRMGSWIRDGQVRLNWAAVTRPGHELVEGDRVQLSGKGELQVEAISPTKRDRFRITLQRR; encoded by the coding sequence ATGCTGCCCCGCCGCGACCTGCTGTCGGGCAGCCGCCATCCAGGCGAGCTGGAGGCCCTGATCGCCAGCGCCGAACGGGTGCTGCACACCTGGCAGCCCCTCTGGAGCGGTTTTCTGGAGGGCTCGGTGCTGGAGGAGGCCCAGCAGCGCCTGGGCGATCTGGCCGAACTGCAGCTCCATGCCGAGGGGGGCTACAGCGGGGCGGAGCGCCGCCGGCTGCTGCTCAGCCGGCGGGACGGCGCCCAGGAGTGCGATCCGGTGGAAGCAGCCCTGGGTGGCCTCAGCCTGAACGGCAATTTCCTGTTCGATCCGGCTGAACCAGCCGATTTCCGCGCCAGCCTCACCACCGCGGGGCTACCGCCGCAAGCCCTGGGCGATCTCTGGCTGCGCGGCGACCGTGGCGCCCAGGCCGTGATCGCCACCAGCTGGGCCCTCCCCGAGGCGGTGGACCTGAGGGTGCGCAGCGTGCCGGTAAGCCTGGAGCCCCTGCCCCTGGAGCAACTGCAGCCTCCGGGGCGCCGCCTGCCGCGCCGTATCGACACGGTGGAGGCCTCCAGGCGGCTGGACGCGGTCGCCTCCGCCGGCTTCGGCGTCTCGCGCAGTCGGATGGGCAGCTGGATCCGCGACGGACAGGTGCGGCTCAACTGGGCCGCGGTGACCCGCCCCGGCCACGAACTGGTGGAGGGCGACCGGGTGCAGCTGAGCGGCAAGGGGGAGCTGCAGGTGGAGGCGATCAGCCCCACCAAGCGCGACCGCTTCCGCATCACCCTGCAGCGCCGCTGA